A single Candoia aspera isolate rCanAsp1 chromosome 9, rCanAsp1.hap2, whole genome shotgun sequence DNA region contains:
- the DRD2 gene encoding D(2) dopamine receptor — translation MDFPNISWYDDGYENRTLNGSSLEQKPTHYNYYAMLLTLLIFVIVFGNVLVCMAVSREKALQTTTNYLIVSLAVADLLVATLVMPWVVYLEVVGEWRFSRIHCDIFVTLDVMMCTASILNLCAISIDRYTAVAMPMLYNTRYSSKRRVTVMIAVVWILSFAISCPLMFGLNNTDKNECIIANPAFVVYSSIVSFYVPFIVTLLVYVQIYIVLRKRRKRVNTKLTASHMGLDTDTQAPLKEKCTHPGDGGLCTPIVKSNGNFPVHKGKVEAVDHMEEMEMATSTSPPKNNIKPPLPGDKDPAEPAASNLCANLTLQSPENSPLDMQKNGHTTDNSKAAKFFEIQTMPNGKTRSSLKTISRRKFSQQKEKKATQMLAIVLGVFIICWLPFFITHILNMHCNCNIPQVMYNAFTWLGYVNSAVNPIIYTTFNIEFRKAFMKILHC, via the exons ATGGATTTCCCAAATATTTCCTGGTATGACGACGGCTATGAAAACAGGACCCTCAATGGCTCCAGCCTGGAGCAGAAGCCCACCCACTACAACTACTACGCCATGCTGCTCACTCTCCTGATCTTTGTCATCGTCTTTGGCAACGTGCTGGTCTGCATGGCTGTCTCCAGGGAGAAAGCTCTGCAGACCACCACCAACTACCTGATCGTCAGCCTTGCCGTGGCCGACCTGCTTGTGGCTACGCTGGTGATGCCGTGGGTGGTCTACCTGGAG GTGGTGGGTGAGTGGCGGTTCAGCCGCATCCACTGTGACATCTTTGTCACCCTGGATGTGATGATGTGCACAGCAAGCATTCTTAATCTCTGCGCCATCAGCATTGACAG ATACACTGCTGTGGCCATGCCCATGCTGTACAACACCCGTTACAGCTCCAAGCGCAGAGTCACTGTGATGATCGCCGTGGTCTGGATCCTCTCCTTTGCCATCTCCTGCCCGCTGATGTTCGGGCTAAACAACACAG ACAAGAATGAGTGTATCATTGCCAATCCTGCCTTTGTTGTGTATTCTTCTATCGTCTCCTTCTACGTTCCTTTCATTGTCACCCTGCTGGTGTACGTGCAGATCTATATAGTGTTGCGGAAACGCAGAAAACGAGTCAACACCAAGCTCACCGCCAGCCACATGGGCCTGGACACTGACACGCAGGCCCCGCTGAAG GAGAAATGCACTCATCCAGGAGATGGCGGGCTCTGCACGCCCATTGTGAAGAGCAACGGGAACTTCCCTGTTCACAAGGGCAAAGTG GAGGCAGTGGATCACATGGAAGAGATGGAGATGGCCACCAGTACCAGCCCACCAAAGAACAACATTAAGCCACCTCTGCCAGGCGACAAGGACCCAGCTGAGCCAGCTGCTTCCAACCTGTGTGCCAATTTAACCCTGCAGTCCCCTGAAAACAGCCCCCTCGACATGCAGAAGAATGGGCATACCACAGACAATTCCAAAGCAGCCAAGTTCTTTGAGATTCAGACGATGCCCAATGGCAAGACCAGGAGTTCCCTCAAAACTATCAGCAGAAGGAAATTTTCacaacagaaggaaaagaaagccaCTCAAATGCTTGCCATCGTGCTTG GTGTTTTCATCATCTGTTGGCTTCCTTTCTTCATCACCCATATTCTGAATATGCACTGCAACTGTAATATCCCACAGGTCATGTATAATGCCTTCACATGGCTTGGGTATGTGAACAGCGCAGTCAATCCCATTATTTACACCACCTTCAACATTGAGTTCCGGAAGGCCTTTATGAAGATCCTTCACTGCTAA